A single Sulfurimonas aquatica DNA region contains:
- a CDS encoding PAS domain S-box protein, which yields MNPLATDSLRKKVILSIIVSMFLLLFIAISITVYIEESTRDEHKSEYHEQIQRSINYSIKYHQLNFTYRIKRLIDTTNIVELFQSKDREAAHAALQKSWNSFREEEPSVDILHILDANGNSFLRMHKPELFGDDLTQVRPMIKEITNSHKIITGYETGKHATVFRVMIPIFDKQNSYIGAIEVGVNPNFLIDSIEEITGFEGLVFIDKVDLKTFNKPTLLNIAQYGLISNPTPHLSSLIKAFTAHSPLKDSVEFSLDGANYFTHLFTISDRNNKEKVKLLFFQNLSNTKLFSSYLQVSLAFLLLSLFSFLIWFVYIRINIYQSQVSKIYNKHIQALKESEAKTQAIFEVTPDIMITTDGEHIDTVNPAMLKFFSYESKEDFIAEHDCICDFFLEERGYLQTDMNGIHWLEYIRLNPTKTHRVKMLHEQKEHTFLVWEKELKLDKNRRSVVTLTDITAFEELGYLLNNTINSMDSIFFVKDEQFRYLECNHSMERLIGKSRAEIIGKTDYELFAKEEADFYRAMDEEVFKQEKTLSNFEWVKYPDGRKAYMLTSKSPLKTDDGEIIGLVANTADLTKQKELEGSLKESQALFELFMQNIPAGIIIKDKERHIIYANDPVSKFFDTKDIIGKTAYDLLPSDIADSVSEFEKKIIEDGYAQEIQKMLDAKGKEHIKRVLGFKIEHKDKNFDIGLVCLDITEDYRIKKELQKKDEIMITQSRQAAMGDMIAMIAHQWRQPITVIAMAINNLKVDLELEQEISPAMLHSMGDGILQQTKHLSQTIDDFRNFLKPNKEKESVEVCRVLESALSMISQSLKNNNILLKVDSQCKHKILTYPNELLQVFLNLINNAKDSLVSSKVKDASIEITLREDEGYVITTFCDNGEGIPKEILKHLGEPYVSSKAKSGTGLGLYMSKIIVEKHLQGILTWKNIQRGACFELKIPLQNEETS from the coding sequence ATGAACCCCTTAGCTACAGACTCTCTTCGTAAAAAAGTTATCTTATCCATTATAGTTTCCATGTTTTTACTACTCTTTATCGCTATTTCCATTACAGTCTACATAGAAGAGTCTACTAGAGACGAACATAAAAGTGAATATCACGAACAGATACAAAGAAGTATCAACTACTCTATAAAATATCATCAACTCAATTTTACATACAGAATCAAAAGATTAATCGACACTACAAACATAGTAGAGTTATTTCAGAGTAAAGATAGAGAAGCTGCTCACGCCGCTTTACAAAAGAGTTGGAACTCTTTTAGAGAAGAGGAGCCAAGCGTCGATATTCTGCACATACTAGACGCTAATGGAAACTCCTTTTTACGCATGCATAAACCCGAACTCTTTGGTGATGACTTAACACAAGTAAGGCCTATGATTAAGGAGATAACAAATTCACATAAGATTATAACGGGTTATGAAACAGGTAAACACGCTACTGTATTTAGAGTGATGATTCCCATTTTTGATAAACAAAACAGCTATATTGGTGCTATAGAAGTAGGTGTAAATCCAAATTTTCTCATTGACTCCATAGAGGAGATTACAGGTTTTGAAGGCCTTGTTTTTATTGATAAAGTAGATTTAAAAACATTTAACAAACCAACACTGCTCAATATTGCTCAATATGGTCTAATCTCTAACCCAACACCTCATTTAAGCTCTCTCATAAAAGCGTTTACTGCACATTCACCCCTTAAAGATAGTGTTGAGTTCTCTCTTGATGGTGCAAACTATTTCACTCATCTTTTTACCATTAGCGATAGGAACAACAAAGAAAAAGTAAAACTTCTCTTTTTTCAAAACTTGAGTAATACCAAGCTTTTTAGTAGCTACTTACAAGTTTCTTTAGCGTTTTTACTTTTGAGTCTATTTTCATTTTTGATTTGGTTTGTCTACATACGCATAAATATTTATCAGTCGCAAGTGAGTAAAATATATAACAAACACATTCAAGCACTCAAAGAGAGCGAGGCTAAAACGCAGGCTATTTTTGAAGTTACTCCCGACATTATGATAACAACCGATGGGGAGCATATTGACACGGTCAACCCTGCAATGCTAAAGTTTTTCTCTTATGAGTCAAAAGAGGACTTTATCGCAGAGCATGACTGTATTTGCGATTTCTTTTTAGAAGAGAGAGGCTATCTTCAGACTGATATGAATGGTATTCACTGGTTGGAGTATATCCGCTTAAATCCTACAAAAACACATAGAGTAAAGATGCTTCATGAGCAAAAAGAGCATACGTTTTTAGTATGGGAAAAAGAGCTTAAACTAGACAAAAATAGACGTAGTGTTGTAACCCTTACTGATATTACCGCGTTTGAGGAGTTAGGATATCTACTAAACAATACAATTAACTCTATGGATAGTATATTTTTTGTAAAAGATGAGCAGTTTCGCTATCTCGAGTGTAATCATAGTATGGAGAGGCTTATAGGTAAAAGTAGAGCTGAGATTATTGGCAAAACCGACTATGAGCTATTTGCTAAAGAAGAAGCGGACTTTTACAGAGCGATGGATGAAGAGGTATTTAAACAAGAAAAAACATTATCAAATTTTGAATGGGTGAAGTATCCAGATGGAAGAAAAGCATATATGCTTACTTCCAAGTCACCTCTTAAAACTGATGATGGAGAGATAATTGGTTTGGTTGCAAATACAGCCGACCTAACAAAACAAAAAGAGCTAGAGGGATCTCTCAAAGAGTCTCAAGCCCTTTTTGAGCTCTTTATGCAAAATATACCTGCAGGTATAATCATAAAAGATAAAGAACGCCATATCATATATGCGAACGATCCTGTATCTAAATTTTTTGATACAAAGGACATTATCGGCAAAACAGCTTATGATCTTCTTCCTTCAGATATAGCAGACTCAGTATCTGAGTTTGAGAAAAAAATCATAGAAGATGGATATGCACAAGAGATTCAAAAGATGCTAGATGCAAAAGGAAAAGAGCATATCAAACGCGTCTTAGGGTTTAAAATAGAGCATAAAGATAAAAATTTTGATATTGGTTTAGTCTGCCTAGATATTACTGAAGATTATCGTATAAAAAAAGAGTTACAAAAAAAAGATGAGATAATGATAACACAGTCTCGCCAAGCCGCTATGGGTGATATGATAGCGATGATAGCGCACCAGTGGAGACAGCCTATCACCGTTATAGCCATGGCTATAAATAATCTAAAAGTAGACTTAGAACTTGAACAAGAGATAAGCCCCGCTATGTTACATAGTATGGGCGATGGCATTTTACAACAGACAAAACATCTCTCACAGACTATAGATGATTTTAGAAACTTTCTCAAACCAAACAAAGAGAAGGAGTCTGTCGAAGTCTGCAGAGTCCTTGAGAGTGCACTTAGTATGATAAGCCAAAGTTTAAAAAATAACAATATTCTCCTAAAGGTAGACTCACAATGCAAACATAAAATTTTAACCTATCCAAATGAGCTACTTCAGGTCTTTTTAAATCTTATAAACAATGCAAAAGACTCTCTAGTGAGTTCAAAAGTAAAAGACGCATCCATAGAGATTACTCTTAGAGAAGACGAAGGGTATGTCATAACTACTTTTTGTGATAACGGAGAGGGAATCCCAAAAGAGATACTAAAACATCTTGGCGAGCCCTATGTCTCTTCCAAAGCTAAAAGTGGTACAGGTCTGGGTTTATATATGTCCAAAATCATAGTTGAGAAACATTTGCAAGGTATCTTAACGTGGAAAAACATACAAAGGGGTGCCTGCTTTGAACTGAAGATACCTCTACAAAACGAGGAGACATCATGA
- a CDS encoding fumarate reductase cytochrome b subunit has translation MRDKKIDKTPARLDFIQSATGLILVIFIMGHLLFEASILISEEMMYRVTIMFEGYYFFGETYPGIVSFFAGAVGVIFVVHAATAMRKIPSTYKKYKIIKNHTNQLKHEDTSLWLIQVITGFMMFFIAPIHIYIMMVEPSDIGPYASSSRIVDELMGPLYFLLLLAVVSHAFVGLYRLALKWGFMEGKNTKVSRARFKLLMKVMIVLYIVVGLASLAKYTYIGLTHDFSDGVKYKSESIIMERH, from the coding sequence ATGAGAGATAAAAAGATAGATAAAACACCGGCAAGACTTGATTTTATTCAGAGTGCTACGGGTTTAATACTCGTTATTTTTATAATGGGGCATTTACTTTTTGAAGCCTCTATCCTTATCTCTGAGGAGATGATGTACAGAGTGACGATTATGTTTGAAGGGTACTACTTCTTTGGTGAAACATACCCTGGCATCGTATCATTCTTCGCTGGGGCGGTTGGCGTGATATTTGTTGTACACGCGGCTACTGCAATGCGAAAGATACCCTCTACTTATAAGAAGTACAAAATCATTAAAAACCATACAAATCAGTTAAAACATGAGGATACGTCTTTATGGCTTATTCAAGTTATAACGGGTTTCATGATGTTTTTTATCGCTCCTATTCACATCTATATCATGATGGTGGAACCATCGGACATAGGTCCTTATGCAAGTTCAAGTCGAATAGTAGACGAACTTATGGGGCCACTTTACTTTTTGCTTCTTTTAGCAGTCGTCTCTCATGCATTTGTCGGACTCTATCGTTTAGCTCTAAAGTGGGGCTTTATGGAGGGAAAAAACACAAAAGTTTCTCGTGCACGATTTAAACTTCTTATGAAGGTAATGATAGTGCTTTATATAGTTGTAGGTCTTGCATCTTTGGCAAAATACACTTACATAGGCTTGACTCATGACTTTAGTGATGGAGTGAAGTATAAATCAGAGAGTATTATTATGGAGAGACACTAA
- a CDS encoding fumarate reductase flavoprotein subunit, whose product MKIIYTDVLIIGGGLAGLRVATGVKERGHDAVVLTLVPPKRSHSSAAQGGMQASLANCNMGEGDNEDIHFSDTIKGSDWGADQEVARMFVHCAPKAIRELAHWGVPWTRVHRGDHNAIINAKKVTITEKDEAHGLITARDFGGTKKWRTCYTSDGTGHSMLYAMDNQAHKEKVEIHERQEAMSLIVDDGRCYGAISRNLMTGELVAYVAKATTIATGGYGRIYSVSTNAIICQGMGQAIALETGVATLGNMEAIQFHPTAIVPVGILTTEGCRGDGGLLLDKDGYRFMPDYEPEKKELASRDVVSRRMTEHIRKGKGVKSRYGDHLWLDITILGREHIEKNLREVKEICENFLGIDPAVDWIPVRPTQHYSMGGIRTKYTGESQTLKGLYSCGEAACWDMHGFNRLGGNSVSETVVAGMLVAEYISDFCDSHESSMHIHSSKIEIALKEENAKIDALLANENGESAFKLRRRMEEILMDKVGIFRNGEDLQDAVNELEELYKRSKNIEVTAKSRAANPALFNAYRTQRMLKLALTVAYGALLRTESRGAHSREDYPSRDDANWLKRTITSWPDPEQTMPSVSYEDIPISNMEMPPGFRGYGKDMTEAHPDSRVRQSAVDAIREKFEKEGASRQEIQNALMPFLDKLPKKYRGTNERLGENV is encoded by the coding sequence ATGAAAATTATATACACAGACGTTCTTATCATTGGTGGTGGTTTAGCAGGGCTAAGAGTTGCTACTGGCGTTAAAGAGAGAGGCCATGATGCAGTTGTTTTAACACTTGTGCCACCAAAGCGTTCACACTCCTCAGCAGCTCAAGGTGGAATGCAAGCATCTTTAGCTAACTGTAATATGGGCGAGGGTGACAATGAAGACATACACTTCTCCGATACTATCAAAGGAAGCGACTGGGGAGCAGATCAAGAAGTGGCTCGTATGTTCGTTCATTGTGCTCCAAAAGCCATAAGAGAACTTGCTCACTGGGGTGTTCCTTGGACTAGAGTTCATCGCGGAGATCATAACGCCATCATCAATGCAAAAAAAGTTACTATAACTGAAAAAGATGAGGCTCATGGGCTCATCACTGCAAGAGACTTTGGTGGAACGAAAAAATGGAGAACTTGTTATACATCTGATGGAACAGGTCACTCTATGCTTTACGCTATGGATAATCAAGCACATAAAGAAAAGGTTGAGATTCATGAACGCCAAGAGGCTATGTCACTTATAGTAGATGATGGACGCTGTTATGGAGCGATTTCAAGAAACTTAATGACAGGAGAGCTCGTAGCCTACGTAGCAAAAGCGACAACAATCGCTACAGGTGGTTATGGAAGAATATATAGCGTTTCTACAAACGCCATTATCTGTCAAGGAATGGGTCAGGCAATAGCACTTGAAACCGGAGTGGCAACCTTAGGAAATATGGAAGCCATACAGTTTCACCCTACAGCCATCGTGCCAGTTGGAATTTTGACAACAGAGGGGTGTCGTGGTGATGGAGGACTTCTTCTAGATAAAGATGGTTATAGGTTTATGCCTGACTATGAACCTGAGAAAAAAGAGCTTGCAAGCCGTGATGTTGTAAGTCGTAGAATGACTGAGCATATAAGAAAAGGTAAGGGTGTTAAGTCACGTTATGGAGATCACTTGTGGCTTGACATCACAATACTAGGGCGTGAACATATTGAGAAAAATCTTCGTGAAGTAAAAGAGATATGTGAGAACTTCTTAGGAATAGACCCTGCAGTTGACTGGATACCAGTTCGTCCAACACAGCACTACTCAATGGGTGGGATTCGTACGAAATATACGGGCGAGTCACAGACATTAAAGGGACTCTACTCTTGTGGAGAAGCGGCTTGTTGGGATATGCATGGTTTTAACCGCCTTGGAGGAAACTCTGTAAGTGAGACAGTTGTTGCAGGAATGCTAGTCGCTGAATATATCAGTGACTTTTGTGATTCGCATGAAAGTTCAATGCACATTCACTCTTCTAAAATTGAGATAGCTTTAAAAGAAGAGAATGCAAAAATAGATGCCCTTTTAGCAAATGAAAATGGCGAGAGTGCTTTTAAACTTCGTCGTAGAATGGAAGAGATACTGATGGACAAAGTTGGTATCTTTAGAAATGGAGAGGACCTTCAAGATGCGGTGAATGAACTTGAAGAGCTCTATAAACGCTCTAAAAACATAGAAGTAACAGCAAAGTCCCGTGCGGCAAATCCAGCGTTATTTAATGCCTATAGAACGCAAAGAATGTTGAAGTTAGCACTTACGGTAGCTTATGGAGCACTTCTTAGGACTGAGAGTCGTGGAGCTCACTCGCGTGAAGATTATCCATCTCGAGATGATGCAAATTGGCTCAAACGCACAATAACTTCATGGCCAGACCCTGAGCAAACTATGCCAAGTGTCTCTTATGAAGATATTCCTATAAGTAATATGGAAATGCCACCAGGCTTTCGTGGATATGGTAAGGATATGACTGAAGCACACCCTGATAGTAGAGTGAGACAATCAGCAGTTGATGCGATAAGAGAGAAGTTTGAGAAAGAGGGTGCAAGTCGCCAAGAAATCCAAAATGCGTTGATGCCATTTTTAGATAAACTGCCTAAAAAATATCGTGGTACTAATGAAAGATTAGGAGAGAATGTATGA
- a CDS encoding fumarate reductase iron-sulfur subunit: MSEENNRVLKISILRFDPNDPEDFPHMETFEIEEAYGMTLFVALNEIREHHDNSLKFDFVCRAGICGSCSMLVNGKPTLACRTLTKTLGESITLAPLPLFELIGDLSIYTGKWMRGMNERLETWIHTEEGTLNVDKLEERMEPALADEIYELDRCIECGCCVAGCGTIQMNKDFVGAVGLNKIARYHLDPRDKRSEDDYYEIVGDEDGVFGCMTLLGCEDVCPKDLPLQSKIAYLRRMMVKNAY; the protein is encoded by the coding sequence ATGAGTGAAGAGAATAATAGAGTACTAAAAATCAGTATATTGCGTTTTGACCCTAATGACCCTGAAGATTTTCCACATATGGAGACATTTGAAATAGAAGAAGCTTATGGAATGACACTATTTGTCGCTCTAAATGAGATACGAGAGCACCATGATAACTCTCTAAAATTTGACTTTGTATGTCGTGCGGGAATTTGTGGATCTTGTTCAATGCTAGTAAACGGTAAACCCACTTTAGCTTGTAGAACACTTACTAAAACATTGGGTGAGAGTATCACTTTAGCACCACTGCCACTTTTTGAACTTATCGGTGACTTATCTATCTATACTGGTAAATGGATGAGAGGTATGAACGAGAGACTTGAGACTTGGATACATACAGAAGAGGGTACTTTAAATGTTGATAAGTTAGAAGAGAGAATGGAGCCAGCACTTGCTGATGAGATTTATGAGTTAGATCGCTGCATTGAGTGTGGTTGTTGTGTAGCAGGTTGTGGTACAATTCAGATGAATAAAGATTTTGTCGGTGCAGTCGGTCTTAATAAAATAGCACGTTATCATTTAGATCCAAGAGATAAACGCAGTGAAGATGATTATTACGAGATAGTTGGTGATGAAGATGGTGTTTTTGGTTGTATGACGCTTCTTGGATGTGAAGATGTTTGTCCTAAGGATTTACCTTTACAGAGTAAGATTGCGTACTTAAGACGAATGATGGTTAAAAATGCATATTAA